The genomic stretch TCGCGGCGACCAGCGAGGCCTGCACGATGGCCGTACGTGTCACGCCCGGCAGGATGTGCCGGGTCATGATGCGGGCCTCGGACACGCCCGCCACGCGAGCCGCCGAGACGAAGTCCGCCTCCCGCAGCGGCAGGGTCACGCCCCGGACGACGCGGGCGAAGCCCGGCGCGACCAGCAGGCCGAACGCGATCATGGCGGCGTGCGAGTTGCCCGGAAACACGGTGAGCACGACGAGCACCAGGATGATCGCCGGGATGGCCAGCACGAGATCCGTGAGCCACGACACCACGCGGTCGAACGTGCCGCCCAGATACCCGGCGAGAATTCCCAGGGGCACGGCCACCACGGTCGCTGTGAGCACGGCCTCGAGGATGCCGACGAGCGCCCGGACGCCGCCGTAGAGCAGGCGGCTGAGGACGTCCCGCCCGAGCTCGTCCGCGCCGAGCAGGTGCCGGGCGGTGGGGCCGCTCAGGCGGTTGGGCAGGTCGAAGGCGTCCGGCGCATACGGCGCGAGCTGCCGGGCGAAGACGGACGCGACGACGACGAGCAGCAGGAAGGCGATCGGGACGGCGGCGAGCGGCTGGCGGCGCAGGGCGCGCAGCAGCGGAAAGCGTGCGCGGCGCGGCGCGGCGACCGTCACGTGACCCGCACGCGGGGGTTGAGCCACGCGTAGATCACGTCGATGACGAGATTCACGACCACGACGATCACGGTGAAGTACAGGACGATGCCCTGGATGACCGGCAGGTCGTGCCGGCTGGTGGCCTCCACGGCCAGCCCACCCAGGCCCGGCAGGGCGAACACGTTCTCGGCGATGATGGTGCCGCCCAGCAGCGCGATGAAGACCAGCCCCACCACCGTGATGATGGGGATACCGGCGTTGCGCAGCGCGTGCCGGTAGATCAGGGAGGCGGGCGGGACGCCCCCGGCGCGCAGCGTCCGGATGAACGGCCGGTCGAGCACGTCGAGCATGGCGTTGCGGGTCTGCTGCGCGATCAGCCCGATGGCCGGGCCGGCGAGCACGACGACCGGCAGCGCCAGGCTGCGCAGCCACCCGCCCGTGGACGTGGACGGCTGGACGTACCCGATGGCCGGGAACCAGCGCAGCCGGACGGCGAACACCGCGACCAGCACGAGCGCCACCCAGAAGTTCGGCAGCACGATGCCCAGCAGCGACAGGACGTCCACGGCGCGGGCCAGGGCACCCTGACGCAGGGCGCTCGCGATCCCCAGCGCCACGCCGACCACGCTGGCGACCAGGGCGGTGAGCGTCACGAGCGACAGCGTGACGCCGAGCCGGGCCCCGAGTTTCGCCACGACCGGCTCGTTGTTGAAGATCGACACGCCGAGACTGCCCTGTGTCAGGGTGCCCAGCCAGCGGGCGTACTGCACCGGAACCGGGTCGAGCAGGCCAAGCTGCTCGCGCAGGCGCTGGTACTCCTCGGGCGCGCGGTTCTGCCCCAGGATGACGACCGCCGGATCGCCCGGCGTCAGTGAGACGAGGAAGAAGGTCAGGGCCGTGACGAACAGCAGCAGCGGCACCGACAGCAGCAGGCGCAGGCCGAGCACCCTCAGCACGGGCGCGTCCGGGTGATCGGGCGGTGTGGGTGACGTGAACCGCCGGGTGGGGTGGTGGAGGCAGTGGGCATACGGGCACTCCCGGACGTGGAGGGGTGGATCACGGTTCGGCACGTGCCGAACCGTGATCCACCGATCGAACCTACTTGACGGGCTTCATGTCGAGGATGTCGATCACCGGCTGCAC from Deinococcus sp. AB2017081 encodes the following:
- a CDS encoding ABC transporter permease, coding for MLRVLGLRLLLSVPLLLFVTALTFFLVSLTPGDPAVVILGQNRAPEEYQRLREQLGLLDPVPVQYARWLGTLTQGSLGVSIFNNEPVVAKLGARLGVTLSLVTLTALVASVVGVALGIASALRQGALARAVDVLSLLGIVLPNFWVALVLVAVFAVRLRWFPAIGYVQPSTSTGGWLRSLALPVVVLAGPAIGLIAQQTRNAMLDVLDRPFIRTLRAGGVPPASLIYRHALRNAGIPIITVVGLVFIALLGGTIIAENVFALPGLGGLAVEATSRHDLPVIQGIVLYFTVIVVVVNLVIDVIYAWLNPRVRVT